The following coding sequences lie in one Rutidosis leptorrhynchoides isolate AG116_Rl617_1_P2 chromosome 4, CSIRO_AGI_Rlap_v1, whole genome shotgun sequence genomic window:
- the LOC139843558 gene encoding subtilisin-like protease SBT5.4 — MKLCRVFLLLFFTFCSLRWSSLAINTKKSYIVYLGGAGDDEFESSKIQDSHFEILGSILGSKDKVDDALIYSYNKHINGFAALLTEEDAMKIAEHPEVVSVIPSNGRKLHTTHSWDFLKLEREDGLIDASSLWTKAKFGENIIIGNLDTGVWPESHSFNDIGYGPIPSKWNGGCENQTLVPCNNKLIGARFYNQGFQASYGNFNCSMNNARDHDGHGSHTLSTAGGNFVPGVSINDVKLGTAKGGSPKARVAAYKVCWPPILGSECEDADIIKGFEEAMHDGVDVLSVSLGGLTLDYMEDGIAIASFHAMKRGISVVFSAGNDGPTPGSVTNVAPWAITVGASTIDREFQSLVNLASGLNLKGLSLSKSLRNTGFYPLINSADAKAENASVLNATLCKEGALDPKKVKGKILVCLRGDNARVDKSTQAAHAGAAGMILCNDKASGAELIADPHILPATHISYEDGRLVYDYLKSTKEPMGYITPPNPATDVKPSPFMAGFSSRGPNTITPEILKPDITAPGVNIIAAYTEDSDGSAPVFKYNIESGTSMSCPHVSGVVGLLKSLHPDWSPAAIKSAIMTTAKARDNTGRPMMDESKTTASPFSRGAGDIDPNRAKNPGLVYDLDVNDYLDFLCAIGYNKNVIQKFSTKPHACPDNYSLLDFNYPSITVHKLNGTAIVTRTLKNVGRPGVYEVHVKNPVGVSVNVEPKILEFKKMGQVQKFKMTVTADCESEIKDDVFGELVWTNGKQHVKSPIVISV; from the exons atGAAGTTGTGTagagtttttcttcttcttttcttcactTTTTGTTCCCTTCGATGGTCTTCTTTAGCCATCAATACCAAAAAG TCTTACATAGTCTACTTGGGAGGAGCTGGTGATGATGAGTTTGAATCATCTAAGATTCAAGATTCTCACTTTGAGATTCTTGGTTCGATTTTAGGaag CAAAGACAAGGTTGATGATGCTTTGATTTATTCTTATAACAAACATATTAATGGTTTTGCTGCTCTTCTAACGGAGGAAGATGCTATGAAAATCGCAG AGCATCCGGAAGTTGTTTCGGTTATCCCAAGCAATGGGCGGAAATTACACACGACCCATTCGTGGGATTTTCTAAAACTCGAAAGGGAAGATGGTCTGATTGATGCATCTTCTTTGTGGACCAAAGCCAAATTTGGAGAAAACATCATCATTGGTAATCTTGACACAG GTGTTTGGCCCGAATCGCATAGCTTTAATGACATCGGTTATGGGCCTATTCCATCAAAGTGGAATGGTGGATGTGAAAACCAAACATTAGTTCCTTGCAACAA TAAACTTATTGGTGCAAGGTTCTATAACCAAGGTTTTCAAGCTTCATATGGAAACTTTAACTGTTCAATGAACAATGCGCGTGACCATGATGGACATGGTAGCCATACATTATCGACAGCAGGTGGTAACTTCGTTCCGGGAGTAAGTATCAACGATGTGAAGCTAGGAACCGCTAAAGGTGGTTCACCAAAAGCTCGAGTGGCTGCATACAAAGTTTGTTGGCCACCTATATTAGGTTCCGAATGTGAAGATGCCGATATCATTAAAGGGTTTGAAGAAGCGATGCATGATGGTGTTGATGTACTTTCGGTATCACTTGGTGGACTTACTCTTGATTACATGGAAGATGGTATTGCTATTGCCTCATTCCATGCTATGAAGAGAGGTATTAGTGTTGTGTTTTCTGCAGGGAACGATGGACCAACTCCTGGATCTGTTACCAATGTGGCTCCTTGGGCTATAACCGTTGGTGCTAGTACTATTGACCGTGAGTTTCAATCTTTAGTTAACCTTGCTAGTGGACTTAACCTAAAG GGATTAAGCTTGTCAAAATCCTTGCGGAATACTGGATTTTATCCCTTAATCAACTCTGCAGATGCTAAAGCCGAAAATGCATCAGTGTTGAACGC GACGCTTTGCAAGGAAGGTGCACTTGACCCGAAGAAGGTTAAAGGGAAGATTTTGGTTTGTCTAAGAGGAGACAACGCTAGAGTTGACAAAAGTACACAAGCTGCTCATGCTGGTGCTGCTGGTATGATTCTTTGCAATGATAAGGCCAGTGGTGCTGAATTAATCGCCGATCCTCATATCCTCCCAGCAACACATATCTCGTATGAAGACGGGCGTCTTGTCTATGACTACCTTAAGTCTACCAA AGAACCAATGGGATACATAACACCTCCTAATCCGGCTACAGACGTAAAGCCTTCTCCATTTATGGCAGGATTCTCTTCAAGGGGTCCGAATACCATCACACCGGAGATTCTTAAG CCTGATATTACTGCACCTGGAGTGAACATCATTGCAGCATACACAGAAGATTCAGACGGTTCAGCACCTGTGTTCAAATACAATATTGAGTCGGGGACCTCTATGTCCTGCCCACATGTTTCTGGAGTAGTTGGCCTTCTCAAAAGCCTTCACCCTGACTGGAGTCCTGCTGCCATCAAATCCGCAATCATGACAACTG CGAAAGCAAGAGACAACACGGGGCGCCCAATGATGGATGAATCTAAGACAACGGCATCTCCTTTCAGCCGTGGAGCTGGAGACATTGATCCTAACCGTGCGAAGAACCCTGGATTGGTTTACGATTTAGACGTAAATGACTACCTAGACTTCCTTTGCGCCATTGGATACAACAAAAATGTGATTCAGAAGTTTTCTACTAAGCCACATGCATGTCCTGACAACTATAGTCTCTTAGACTTTAACTACCCTTCAATAACTGTCCATAAACTTAACGGGACTGCTATTGTAACACGAACGTTGAAGAATGTGGGCCGTCCTGGTGTGTATGAGGTTCATGTTAAGAACCCTGTTGGGGTCTCTGTTAATGTTGAACCGAAGATTCTTGAATTTAAGAAGATGGGTCAAGTTCAGAAGTTTAAGATGACAGTGACAGCTGATTGCGAAAGTGAAATTAAAGATGATGTTTTTGGAGAATTGGTGTGGACTAATGGGAAGCAGCATGTGAAGAGCCCTATTGTGATTTCTGTGTAG